The segment CGGCGGATCAGGCGTTCATGCAGATGCTGCAACCCATCACCAAGCGCGTGTGGTCCATCGCCGACCCGCGCACGATTCCTACCGCCGTGCGCAAGGCGTTCACGGCGGCGCAGGTGGGGCGGCCGGGACCGGTTGGTCTGGAGATTCCCTGGGACCTGCAGGCGGCCGAGGTGGACACGCTGCCCGAGGATCCGGACCCGTTTCCGGCCCGGGCGCGGCCGCGGGCCGACGCCGAGCTGACCAACCGTGCGGCACAGCTCCTGATCGACGCGGAATTCCCCGTCATCATCGCCGGCAACGGCGCGCTCATTTCCGGCGCGGGCGAGGCCGTCACCGCGCTGGCCGAAAGCCTGGGCGCGGCCATCGCCTCCTCGTTCGTCTCCAAAGGCGTCGTGTCGGAGGACCACCCGCTGGCGGTGGGCATGGTCGGCTGGCTGGGTCATCCCGTGGCGCACGAGCTGATCCGCGAGCGCGCCGATTTGATCCTGGCGGTGGGCTATCGCTTTGCCGACGAGTCCACCAGTTGGTGGACCGAGGGCAAGCCCTTCGTGCCGCAAAACCGCATCGTCCAAATCGACATCGAGGCCCGCGAGATGGGCCGCGCCGGACCGATCGAGTTGGGGCTGGAGGGCGACGCGCTGGCGGTGGTCACCGACCTGCGCGAGGCCGTCGAACGTCTCGGCGGGCGGCCGTCCGCTGAGGCCGACGCCGCGCTGATCCGCCGCGCCAAGGGCGCCTACTCGCTGGACCTAACCCCGCCCGACGCCACGCCCATGGAGCCGCTGCGGGTGGCCGAGCAGGTGCGGCGCGTGCTGCCCGACGACTCGATCATCTCCGTCGACACCGGCAACCACGCCCACTACTTCGCCGCCTTCTATCCCATTCGCGCCGGCGGGCGCTTCCTGAATCCGGGCGGCTGGACGCCGATGGGTTGGGGTCCCACGGCCATCATCGGCGCCAAGCTGGCCCAGCCCGACAAGGCCTGCGTGGCCGTCACCGGCGACGGCGGCTTCCTCATGGTCAACCAGGAGGTGTCCACGGCGGTCGAGTGGGGCCTGCCCGTGGTCTGGCTGGTCTTCAACAACTCCTCGCTGGCCGCCATCCGGGACGGCCAGATGGCCGACTTCGGCGGGCGCATCATCGGCACCGAGTACAGCGTCGAGGTGGACTATGCGGAGCTCGGGCGCACCCTGGGCGGCGAAGGCGTGCGCGTGACCCGCCACGACGAGGTCGAGGACGCCATTCGCTGGGCGCTGGATTGCGGCAAACCGTGCGTGGTGGACCTGGTGGTCGCCGCCGACGCCGTGCGACCGCCCATCGCCGGCGCGTGGTACGAGCCCGGCCGCTCCGAGCCGGCCCCCATGCCGCGCGGCTCCGAGGTGCGATACTCGGCGCCCCAACCCGAGGAATCGGCCTGATGCGGCGATTCAAGTACGCCTACAGCGCGCTGGTCTACTACGGCGAGGACATCGGCACGTCCATCGACCGCGTGGCGCGGTTCGGCTACGACGGCATCGAGCTCTTGGGCCAGCCCGAGACCTACGATGCGCCCGCCGTGCGGCGCCGGGTTTCCGACGCGGGCATTGCCGTCAGCTCGATCAGCTCGGTCATCAGCGCCGACCGCGACTTCGCCCATCCCGACCCGGAGATCCGCGCCAACGCCCTGGCCTACCTCAACTCGCTGACCGATCTGGCGGTTGACGTCGGCGCGCCGGTCATCGTGGGACGCCCCAGCGCCTCGATGAAGCTGCTGCCGCTGGCCGACCCCGAGGACGAGTGGCGCTGGGCGGTGGACGGCCTGCGCGCCGCCGGGGAGTACGCCGCCGAGCGCGGGGTGAGCGTGGCGCTGGAGTGCTGGACGCGCTTCGAGACCTACTTCCTCAACCGCCTGGAGCAAGCCGTCGAGCTTTGGGAAGCCATCGGCCTGACCAACGGCGGCGTCATGGGCGACACGTTTCACATGAACATCGAGGAATCGTCTCTCGGCGACGCCATCCGCCACGCCGGCCCGCACCTGGCGCACATGCACCTGGCCGACTCCAACCGGCTGCCGCCGGGCTACGGGCACGCCGACTTTCGCGAGGTGCTGCGGGCGCTCGACGAGGTGGACTACACCGGCTGGCTGGCGTTCGAACTGCTGCCCGACACCGCTGACCCCTTCACCGTCTTTCGCGCCGGCGGCCACGCCGACTTCTTCGACCGCTACACCCGCGACGCCATCACCCACATGCGTCGGCTCGAAGCCGAGCTAGGTGCCACAGACTGAGCCGAGGGCCATTCGCGTAATGAGATTGGTGCGCATCCCGTCCGTCATTCCGGCGGAGGCCGGAATCCGGGCCCAACGAACCTGGCGCCATGGCGTGAGAGCGCGGCAGGCAGCCTACAGCCAGCAGCGAAATCTCGAGCAGCAATGGCGTCAGACCCCCTAACCCGCACCGCCTCGGAACTCACCGCGGATCTGCTGCAACTAGGCCTGCCGCGCGGGGGCCTGGTGATGTTCCACAGCTCGTTGCGCAGCATCGGCACGGTCGAAGGCGCGGCGGACACGGTGGTCGACGCGTTGCTGGCGGTGATTGGACCCGACGGCACGCTCGTCGCGCCCACCTTCACCGGCCAATACCACGAGCCGGGCTTCGTCTTCGACCCGGCGGAGACGCCGGTCACCACCGGCGCCATTCCCAACCACTTCTTCCGCCGCCCGGAGGCGCGCCGCACGGTCCACATCGTGCAGACCGTAGCCGCCATCGGGCCGCTGCGCGACACGATCATCGACGCCGGCGGCGATGACGGCTGGGACGCGCAGCCGTGTATGCGCGCGATCTTCGACCTCGACGGGTGGTTCCTGCTGCTGGGCGTGCCCTATCAGAGCCTGACCGCGGGCCACTTCCTGGAGCAGGAGATCGGGTCTCACCGCCGCCCGCGCGCCGTCGAAGGACTTCAGCGCTTGTCAGACGGTCGAGTGGTTCCCCTGCGCAGCGAGGCGTGGGGACCCGATCCAAGCTTTCCCGGAATGCCGGAGCGCAGCTACGACTTCAACCGGTTGGGCGAAGGCCTGGAGCGGCGCGGCTTGGTGCGGCGCGGCGCGGTGGGCAATGCCATCGCGCGACTCGTCCGCGCCCGTGACCTGGAACGCACCGCCCGCGAGATGTTTGCGGCCGATCCGGAGCTATTCTTCAAAGTCGACGGCCGGGTGACGCCGCTGCGCTACGGCGTGACCTGGTCCATTCCCGAGGGCCGCCACGCTGGCGCCGAGCTCTGCGTGGTCGATCCGGCGGGGGTGTTTCGAGCGCCGAACGGGTAGCGGCGGGCAGGTCATCCAGGCGCATCGCCGTGGTCCGGTCCCCTCTCCCATAGGTAAGGGATAGAAGGCACGCTACCGCAGCAGAGGGGAAGATCATGCGCCTCCCTAGCAGAGGGTGGGGTCCGCGGTCCGGTCCCCTCTCCCCCAGGAGAGGGGAGAAAGCGCGCTTCTCCAGGAAAGGGAACGAAAGCGCATCCCCAGGAGAATTGAGCGTGACGCTTCCGCGGAGAACGGGCGGAGTCCGCCGTCCGGTCCCCTCTCCCACGGGGAGAGGGCGAGGGTGAGGGGTTCCGGCGGCTGAACCGGCCATGCCGCGTGCCGCATGGACCACCGGCCAACCCCCAAATCGCTTAAGCTGGACCGTTATGCCCGAGAACGCCATCGTCGTCCGCGGCGCGCGCGAGCACAACCTCAAGAACATCGACGTCGAGATCCCGCGCGACAAGCTTGTCGTCATCTCGGGCATCTCCGGCTCCGGCAAGTCCAGCCTCGCGTTCGACACCCTTTATGCCGAAGGCCAGCGGCGCTACGTGGAGTCGCTCTCCGCCTACGCCCGGCAGTTCCTGGGGCAGCTCGAAAAGCCCGACGTCGACCAGATCGAGGGTCTCTCGCCGGCCATCTCCATCGACCAGAAGGCCCGCTCGCACAATCCCCGCTCCACCGTGGGCACCGTCACCGAGATCTACGACTACCTGCGGCTGCTGTACGCCCGCGTGGGCCAGCCCCACTGCCCGGAGTGCGGCAAGGTCCTTTCGCGGCAGACGATCCAGGAGATGGTGGACTTCGTCCTGGACTGGGACGACGGCACCCGATTTCTGGTTTTGGCGCCGGTGGTCAAGCACCGCAAGGGCGAGCACAAGGGCGTCTTCGACGACGCGCGGCAGGCCGGATTTGCCCGCGTGCGGGTTAACGGCGAGGTTCACACCCTGGACGACGTGCCGGCGCTCGACCGCAATTTCTGGCACGACATCGACATCGTGGTCGACCGCCTCGCCGTGCGCCGCGACGTGCAGGCCCGGCTGGCCGACTCGCTGGAGACGGCCCTCAAGCTCGCCGAGGGCGTGGTGGTGCTGCAAGTCGTCGACGGCGAGGCCTTCACGCTCAGCGAGTCGTTGGCCTGCGTCGACGACGGCTTGAGCTTCCCCACGCTCGAGCCGCGGTCGTTCTCCTTCAACACGCCGCACGGGGCGTGTCCCGAGTGCGACGGCCTGGGCGCCAAGCTGGAAATCGACCCCAGTCTCGTGATACCGAACCGAAAGCTCTCCATCGACGGCGGCGCCATCGCCCCGTGGGCGCGCGCGGCCGGCACCGGCCCGTCCATGACGCGCGCCGTGCTGGACGCCCTGGCCGCCAAATACGGCTTCACGGCCACGACGCCGATCGAGCAGCTCAGGTCCGAGGCCGTCGACGTGCTGCTGTACGGCAGCGCCACCCCCCTCACCGTCGAGCACGTGGGCAGCCGCGGCCGGCGCCGGGTCTACACGTTCGAGTTCGAGGGCGTCGTGCCGAATCTACGCCGCCGCTACCAGCAGACCGAGTCCGACTACGTGCGCGGTGAAATCGAGCGCTACATGACGCGCCGGACCTGTCCCGCCTGCCAGGGCGCGCGGCTCAAGCGCGAGAGCCTGGCCGTGACCGTGGGTGATCTTTCGATCCACGACGCTACCGGCAAGACCGTGGAGGCCGCCGCCAGGTTCTTCGAGAACCTCGAGCTCAGCGCGCGCGAGGCCGCCATCGCCGTCCAGGTGCTCAAGGAGGTGCGGGCGCGCCTGGGATTCCTCGAGTCCGTGGGCCTGGAATACCTCACCCTCGACCGCGCGGCGGACACGCTCTCCGGCGGCGAGGCCCAGCGCATCCGGCTGGCCACCCAGATCGGCTCCAGCCTCGTCGGCGTGCTCTACATCTTGGACGAGCCCAGCATCGGCCTCCACCAGCGCGACAACCGCCGGCTGGTGCAAACGCTGCTGGGGCTGCGCGACCTGGGCAACACCGTGCTCGTGGTCGAGCACGACGAAGAGACCATCCGCTCGGCGGACTGGGTGATCGACTTTGGTCCGGGCGCCGGCGAGCACGGCGGTGAGGTGATCGCCGACGGGCCGGTGGAGACAATCGAGCGCTCGGAGCAGTCGCTCACGGGCGCCTACCTCGCCGGACGCGAGTCGATCCCGGTCCCGCGCGGGCGGCGTTCCGGCAATGGCCAGACCATCTACGTCGAGGGCGCAGGCGCCAATAACCTCAAGGACCTCACCGTCGGCGTTCCGCTCGGCACCTTCGTCTGCGTCACCGGCGTGTCCGGTTCGGGCAAGAGCACCCTGATCACCGACGTGCTCTACCGCGCCCTGGCGCAGCGCATTTGGGGCAGCCGCGATCTTCCGGGCCCCCACCGCCGCATCCGCAACGCAGAGGCGCTGGACAAGGTCATCGAGATCGACCAGTCGCCCATCGGCCGCACGCCGCGCTCCAATCCGGCCACCTACACCGCCGCCTTCACGCCGATCCGCGAGCTGTTCGCCGCCGTGCCCGAGGCGCGTGCGCGCGGCTACAAGCCCGGCCGCTTCTCGTTCAACGTCAAGGGCGGGCGCTGCGAAGCGTGCCAGGGTCAGGGCCTCAATAAGATCGAGATGCAATTCCTGCCCGACGTCTACGTGACCTGCGAGGTCTGCCACGGCGCGCGCTACAACCGCGAGGCGCTGGAAATCCGCTACAAGGGCAAGAACATCGCCGAAGTGCTGGACATGACCGTGCAGGACGCCCACACCTTCTTTGCGAACATCCCGACGATTGAACGCAAGCTGGGCACGCTGGTGGACGTCGGCCTCGGCTACATCCGCCTGGGCCAGCCGGCAACGACCCTGTCAGGCGGCGAGGCCCAGCGCGTCAAGCTGTCATCCGAGCTGGCCAAGCGCGCCACCGGACGCACGCTCTACATCCTCGACGAGCCCACCACCGGCCTGCACTTTGCCGACACGCGGCGGCTGATCGCGGTGCTGCAGCGGCTGGTCGACGCCGGCAACACCATCATCGTCATCGAGCACAATCTGGACGTCGTCAAGAGCGCCGACTGGATCATCGACCTGGGTCCGGAGGGAGGCGACGGCGGCGGGGAGCTCGTCGTGGCCGGCACGCCGGAAGAGGTCGCCGCCGACCCCGACAGCTACACGGGCATCTTCTTGGCGCGGGTGCTCGGTAGCGAATCCGGTGCCGCGCAATCCAACGGCGCCGACCGTGCCAGCCCCAAGCAGCCGGCTGCCGTCGGCTAGCAAGGACGTCTAAGTCGCCCCCCTTTTTCCTGAAGTGGAACTATTCCTGACCTCTCCGTCATTCCGGCGGAAGCCGGAATCCAGTCCGGGCAAACTCAGGGAGCGCGCTGGGTCGTGGCGGTAGGGGCGGGTCTCAGACCCGCCCGCTCGGGTCTACGCAATCGCCAGAGCGAACGAGAAAGGCGAGAGCAACGTTCGGTCCCTTCCCCATGAAAGGGGGAAGGTTAGGATGGGGGTAGGTCCGAGCGTCCGAGGTGCGGCCGTGGATGGTGCCCCTCCGTTCGCCCCCGTATCCAGTACGGGGCAAGCTCTGAGCTTGTCGAAGGGCGTCTGTCGAGCTCGCGGAGGGGACGTAGTTCGACAGGGCCTGTCCCGAGCTAGTCGAGGGGCTCACCACGAACGGAGCCAGATTGTCTGCGCCGACACAGTCGTCAGCACGGCTCGCGGACACCAAAGGCTAGGAGCATGACCATGGCTGAATCTCGTGTAGCGATCGTCACCGGCGGCGCCACCGGCATCGGCGGCGCCATTGCCCGCCGCTTGGCCGCCGACGGCGAGCGCGTGCTCATCGCCGACATCGCCGACGAGCTGTCGGCGTCGAACGTGGCGCAAATCGAAGCGGAGGGCGGCACGGCCGCCGCGATTCACTCCGATGTATCCCGCCACGACGACATTCGAGCCATGATCCAGCACGCCGTCGAGCGCTGGGGCCGCCTGGACATCCTCGTCAACAACGCCTTCCCCGCCATGGAAGCGCTGCCCGGCGGCGTGGAGGAAGTCACCGAGGAGCAATGGGACTTCGGCATGTCGCTCCTGGTCAAGGCCCTGTTCCTGGGCGCCAAGTACGCCGTACCCGAGATGCGCCGCGTCGGCGGCGGCAACATAGTCAACATTTCGTCGGTTCACGGCCTGCTGATGGCCAAGGACTACCTGGTCTACGAAGCGGGTAAATCCGCCGCCATCGGCGTCACTAAGCAGATGGCCATCCAGCACGGCCCCGACAAAATCCGCGTCAATGCCATCTGCCCCGGGCACATGGTCACCGAGAACATCCAGCGCGTGATGTGGGACGACAACCCGAGCGGGCTCGAGCTGGTTGCGGATCAATACCCGCTCCGCCGCGCCGGGCGACCGGATGAAATCGCCTCGGCCGTGTCGTTCCTGTGCTCCGAGGACGCCTCCTTCGTCACCGGCCACGCCCTCGTCGTCGACGGCGGCCTCTCCATCCAGCTGCAGGAAAACATCGGCGTCCAGCAGGCCAACTTCATGCGCCGCCATCCGGACACGAAACCGCCGTACTAGTTCGTCCCGTCTTAGGCCGCGGGCAAGGTCCCTTGTGCCCGAGCCGCCAGCGGCAGCGCGGCCAGCCCCGCCACCATGGCCGCCGCGCCCACGTAGAACGCCGCGACCAGAGACGTCTCCGCGGTTGCAAAAACAACGGCCGCGCCGATGACGGCTCCTGCCGAATACGCCGTGCCGTCCAGCACCATCACGCGACTCAGCGACCCCACCGGCGCCACGTCGCCGCACAGGCTCACGGACATGGTGTTGATGCCCCACATTGCCACGGCCCACATGGTGGCGACGACCAGCAGTCCCGGCACGCTGTCCACGAATCCGAAGGCGGCCGTGGCAGGCACC is part of the Chloroflexota bacterium genome and harbors:
- a CDS encoding thiamine pyrophosphate-binding protein gives rise to the protein MNAAEVLVDALERHGVRYVFGIPGHGNTNILDAIHGSDQIDFMLVRHEQAAAHIADGYARVSGHVGVCCSSVGPGAANMIMGIATAMSTSSPVLAIVGAPIQRWYGRGQLQETSRPDTAPADQAFMQMLQPITKRVWSIADPRTIPTAVRKAFTAAQVGRPGPVGLEIPWDLQAAEVDTLPEDPDPFPARARPRADAELTNRAAQLLIDAEFPVIIAGNGALISGAGEAVTALAESLGAAIASSFVSKGVVSEDHPLAVGMVGWLGHPVAHELIRERADLILAVGYRFADESTSWWTEGKPFVPQNRIVQIDIEAREMGRAGPIELGLEGDALAVVTDLREAVERLGGRPSAEADAALIRRAKGAYSLDLTPPDATPMEPLRVAEQVRRVLPDDSIISVDTGNHAHYFAAFYPIRAGGRFLNPGGWTPMGWGPTAIIGAKLAQPDKACVAVTGDGGFLMVNQEVSTAVEWGLPVVWLVFNNSSLAAIRDGQMADFGGRIIGTEYSVEVDYAELGRTLGGEGVRVTRHDEVEDAIRWALDCGKPCVVDLVVAADAVRPPIAGAWYEPGRSEPAPMPRGSEVRYSAPQPEESA
- a CDS encoding sugar phosphate isomerase/epimerase; this translates as MRRFKYAYSALVYYGEDIGTSIDRVARFGYDGIELLGQPETYDAPAVRRRVSDAGIAVSSISSVISADRDFAHPDPEIRANALAYLNSLTDLAVDVGAPVIVGRPSASMKLLPLADPEDEWRWAVDGLRAAGEYAAERGVSVALECWTRFETYFLNRLEQAVELWEAIGLTNGGVMGDTFHMNIEESSLGDAIRHAGPHLAHMHLADSNRLPPGYGHADFREVLRALDEVDYTGWLAFELLPDTADPFTVFRAGGHADFFDRYTRDAITHMRRLEAELGATD
- a CDS encoding AAC(3) family N-acetyltransferase, with product MASDPLTRTASELTADLLQLGLPRGGLVMFHSSLRSIGTVEGAADTVVDALLAVIGPDGTLVAPTFTGQYHEPGFVFDPAETPVTTGAIPNHFFRRPEARRTVHIVQTVAAIGPLRDTIIDAGGDDGWDAQPCMRAIFDLDGWFLLLGVPYQSLTAGHFLEQEIGSHRRPRAVEGLQRLSDGRVVPLRSEAWGPDPSFPGMPERSYDFNRLGEGLERRGLVRRGAVGNAIARLVRARDLERTAREMFAADPELFFKVDGRVTPLRYGVTWSIPEGRHAGAELCVVDPAGVFRAPNG
- the uvrA gene encoding excinuclease ABC subunit UvrA; the protein is MPENAIVVRGAREHNLKNIDVEIPRDKLVVISGISGSGKSSLAFDTLYAEGQRRYVESLSAYARQFLGQLEKPDVDQIEGLSPAISIDQKARSHNPRSTVGTVTEIYDYLRLLYARVGQPHCPECGKVLSRQTIQEMVDFVLDWDDGTRFLVLAPVVKHRKGEHKGVFDDARQAGFARVRVNGEVHTLDDVPALDRNFWHDIDIVVDRLAVRRDVQARLADSLETALKLAEGVVVLQVVDGEAFTLSESLACVDDGLSFPTLEPRSFSFNTPHGACPECDGLGAKLEIDPSLVIPNRKLSIDGGAIAPWARAAGTGPSMTRAVLDALAAKYGFTATTPIEQLRSEAVDVLLYGSATPLTVEHVGSRGRRRVYTFEFEGVVPNLRRRYQQTESDYVRGEIERYMTRRTCPACQGARLKRESLAVTVGDLSIHDATGKTVEAAARFFENLELSAREAAIAVQVLKEVRARLGFLESVGLEYLTLDRAADTLSGGEAQRIRLATQIGSSLVGVLYILDEPSIGLHQRDNRRLVQTLLGLRDLGNTVLVVEHDEETIRSADWVIDFGPGAGEHGGEVIADGPVETIERSEQSLTGAYLAGRESIPVPRGRRSGNGQTIYVEGAGANNLKDLTVGVPLGTFVCVTGVSGSGKSTLITDVLYRALAQRIWGSRDLPGPHRRIRNAEALDKVIEIDQSPIGRTPRSNPATYTAAFTPIRELFAAVPEARARGYKPGRFSFNVKGGRCEACQGQGLNKIEMQFLPDVYVTCEVCHGARYNREALEIRYKGKNIAEVLDMTVQDAHTFFANIPTIERKLGTLVDVGLGYIRLGQPATTLSGGEAQRVKLSSELAKRATGRTLYILDEPTTGLHFADTRRLIAVLQRLVDAGNTIIVIEHNLDVVKSADWIIDLGPEGGDGGGELVVAGTPEEVAADPDSYTGIFLARVLGSESGAAQSNGADRASPKQPAAVG
- a CDS encoding glucose 1-dehydrogenase — its product is MAESRVAIVTGGATGIGGAIARRLAADGERVLIADIADELSASNVAQIEAEGGTAAAIHSDVSRHDDIRAMIQHAVERWGRLDILVNNAFPAMEALPGGVEEVTEEQWDFGMSLLVKALFLGAKYAVPEMRRVGGGNIVNISSVHGLLMAKDYLVYEAGKSAAIGVTKQMAIQHGPDKIRVNAICPGHMVTENIQRVMWDDNPSGLELVADQYPLRRAGRPDEIASAVSFLCSEDASFVTGHALVVDGGLSIQLQENIGVQQANFMRRHPDTKPPY